One part of the Halobacteria archaeon AArc-dxtr1 genome encodes these proteins:
- a CDS encoding helix-turn-helix domain-containing protein, with the protein MSGEPSSSTARHAVVRVAAIGESPALDRAVDAIREDGSVAVSRYQTVTAALDRVASERIHGVVCLPEHALGGVLADAERGFDERLPMFIVGEPAETETALEAGADGCIRPDDPDAAIARRVSNAAHRYRLETAADDPGPRGMLDGAASLVAVVSPDGTVTAASPAAEAVLDYTADELEGRALSQFTHPSDRTELAELRRSVADAGLGASEHASIRFRHGDGIRYSHRITVTNRLDDPAVGGLVLTVEHGDSRTAGVDDLASAIEAAGLALFAVGDQWELRYASDSTRPLFARPPETGSVLWDILPDATVSTVSERLREARRTDSPVEFTVPVDALDRDLGLIATPTVDGVVVMIDVSDRESADAAGVERDPDLEPVLESLEDGLCVLEDGQITYANAALLAHLSVETLDGRALADVTDDALATAVRKRATPPLRWLDPLAYVHDDEPRSRRFDVFVTPLSSHRTVCLFRPEKRSPSAQFDALDRAVGQLDTAGSITTLRETTVTAFVTAFDFGTARWLSPTDDGFRSVEVATERNDHEPSFEGAARIDDAATAHDASRLHEVLESGTPTVLDPGGVAETTLETGVSVVVPVGDRGLVAATLGERGDEAVTASSLAAMAAFAVHVDLAFDAVTARSDRRAAERDRDRALARHDAATARLAVVGQGVDGLLAASTQAEVEAELAASLGALTGVTLAWTGSIDLSTGTITPRSVVGDEAYLESTSITVDAAEPTGQAVREEATVTIPDLGAEGAAGTWSSVAREHGLRSALSVPLLHESVLYGTVTAYAGETNAFDTADKRACELLAAVGAYALATLDVRDALAADVATEIEALVANDADPLTAVAVELDAAVRIEATAPRRDGGATIFCVVEGIGADALDDAITGASDIVGGVESIEARGGGTTGQIVVTTGERTIADALTDHGGRLRHVSPGAGGVRLTFDLPRDGNIRAVLSGLEPTFGTFDPRVRRRRELGEMPPQSGQATPENTLTESQRQTLAAAYHAGYFEWPRERTGEEVASLLGVSQPTFNRHFRAAERNLFAELFGGREDNRFD; encoded by the coding sequence ATGTCCGGAGAGCCGTCGAGTTCGACTGCGAGACACGCCGTCGTTCGAGTGGCGGCAATCGGCGAATCTCCCGCGCTCGACCGGGCCGTAGACGCGATCCGCGAGGACGGATCCGTCGCCGTCTCGCGCTATCAGACGGTCACGGCGGCGCTGGACCGGGTTGCGTCCGAACGGATTCACGGCGTCGTCTGTCTTCCTGAACACGCGCTCGGAGGGGTGCTCGCCGACGCAGAGCGTGGCTTCGACGAGCGCCTCCCGATGTTCATCGTCGGCGAGCCAGCGGAAACTGAGACCGCGCTCGAGGCCGGTGCAGACGGCTGTATTCGCCCCGACGACCCGGACGCAGCCATCGCCAGACGGGTGTCGAACGCCGCCCATCGGTACCGGCTGGAGACTGCGGCTGACGATCCCGGGCCACGTGGCATGCTCGACGGGGCCGCTTCCCTCGTGGCGGTCGTCAGTCCCGACGGGACGGTGACGGCCGCCTCACCGGCTGCAGAGGCCGTCCTCGACTACACTGCCGATGAACTCGAGGGACGGGCCCTCTCACAGTTCACCCATCCCAGCGACAGAACCGAACTGGCCGAGCTTCGCCGCTCGGTCGCCGACGCCGGCCTCGGCGCCAGCGAGCACGCGTCGATCCGATTTCGCCACGGCGACGGCATCCGGTACAGTCACCGAATAACGGTCACGAACCGGCTCGACGATCCTGCCGTCGGTGGCCTCGTGCTAACGGTCGAACACGGCGACAGCCGTACAGCCGGCGTCGACGACCTCGCGAGCGCGATCGAGGCAGCCGGGCTGGCGCTGTTCGCGGTCGGAGACCAGTGGGAGCTTCGGTACGCCAGTGACTCCACGAGACCGCTCTTCGCGCGGCCGCCCGAGACCGGGAGCGTGCTCTGGGATATCCTCCCGGACGCGACGGTAAGTACCGTCTCCGAACGGCTTCGCGAGGCGCGGCGGACCGACTCGCCCGTCGAGTTCACCGTTCCCGTCGACGCGCTGGACCGCGACCTCGGACTGATCGCTACCCCGACGGTAGACGGGGTCGTGGTCATGATCGACGTCTCGGATCGAGAGAGCGCGGACGCGGCGGGCGTGGAGAGGGATCCAGACCTCGAGCCAGTTCTCGAGTCCTTAGAGGACGGGCTCTGTGTGCTGGAGGACGGTCAGATCACGTACGCGAACGCGGCGCTGTTGGCCCACCTCTCAGTAGAGACGCTCGACGGACGGGCACTCGCGGACGTGACTGACGACGCGCTCGCGACAGCGGTCCGTAAACGGGCGACGCCGCCCCTGCGGTGGCTGGACCCACTCGCGTACGTTCACGACGACGAGCCGCGTTCGCGTCGGTTCGACGTGTTCGTCACGCCGCTTTCCTCGCACCGGACCGTCTGTCTCTTCCGTCCCGAAAAGCGCTCGCCGTCGGCGCAGTTCGACGCCCTCGACCGTGCTGTCGGACAGCTCGACACTGCGGGATCGATCACAACGCTCCGTGAGACCACGGTGACCGCGTTCGTCACGGCCTTCGACTTCGGGACGGCTCGCTGGCTGTCTCCCACCGATGACGGCTTTCGGTCCGTGGAGGTCGCCACGGAGCGCAACGACCACGAACCGTCGTTCGAGGGCGCGGCTCGGATCGATGACGCCGCGACGGCGCACGACGCGTCTCGGCTACACGAGGTGCTCGAGTCGGGAACGCCGACCGTCCTCGACCCCGGTGGCGTCGCGGAGACGACCCTCGAGACGGGCGTCTCGGTCGTGGTGCCGGTAGGCGATCGAGGGCTCGTCGCGGCGACGCTCGGCGAGCGTGGCGACGAAGCGGTAACTGCCAGCTCGCTCGCGGCGATGGCGGCGTTCGCGGTACACGTCGATCTCGCGTTCGACGCCGTTACAGCCCGGTCCGACCGCCGGGCTGCCGAACGCGATCGCGACCGGGCGCTCGCCCGTCACGACGCGGCGACAGCCCGGCTCGCAGTGGTTGGTCAGGGCGTCGACGGCCTACTCGCCGCGAGTACGCAGGCGGAAGTCGAGGCAGAGCTGGCAGCATCGCTGGGTGCGCTGACGGGCGTTACTCTGGCCTGGACCGGCTCAATCGATCTGTCGACGGGGACGATTACTCCTCGCTCGGTCGTCGGCGACGAGGCGTATCTGGAGTCGACGTCGATTACGGTCGACGCTGCGGAACCGACCGGTCAAGCGGTGCGCGAGGAGGCGACGGTGACGATTCCGGACCTCGGCGCCGAGGGAGCAGCTGGAACCTGGTCGAGCGTTGCGCGAGAACACGGCCTTCGATCAGCACTGAGCGTTCCGCTGCTCCACGAATCGGTCCTCTACGGGACGGTCACGGCGTATGCGGGAGAGACGAACGCGTTCGATACCGCGGACAAGCGCGCGTGTGAACTTCTCGCAGCTGTCGGCGCGTACGCACTGGCAACGCTCGACGTGCGGGACGCGCTCGCTGCCGACGTCGCCACGGAGATCGAAGCCCTGGTTGCCAACGACGCGGATCCTCTCACGGCCGTCGCGGTCGAACTCGACGCTGCCGTCCGAATCGAGGCGACCGCTCCTCGTCGAGACGGCGGCGCGACGATCTTCTGTGTGGTCGAGGGAATCGGCGCGGACGCACTCGACGATGCGATCACGGGTGCATCCGACATCGTCGGCGGCGTCGAGTCGATCGAAGCGCGCGGAGGTGGAACGACCGGGCAGATCGTGGTAACCACGGGGGAGCGGACGATCGCCGACGCACTTACCGACCACGGGGGGCGGCTCCGACACGTCAGCCCGGGCGCTGGCGGGGTCCGACTCACGTTCGACCTCCCACGAGACGGTAACATTCGCGCGGTTCTATCGGGACTCGAACCCACCTTCGGCACGTTCGACCCACGCGTTCGCCGCCGACGCGAACTCGGTGAGATGCCACCGCAAAGCGGGCAGGCGACTCCCGAGAACACCCTCACAGAGAGCCAGCGACAGACGCTGGCAGCGGCGTACCACGCAGGCTACTTCGAGTGGCCCCGCGAGCGGACAGGCGAGGAAGTCGCCTCCCTGCTTGGCGTCTCCCAACCGACGTTTAATAGACACTTTCGGGCGGCCGAACGCAACCTCTTTGCCGAGCTATTCGGGGGGCGTGAAGACAATCGTTTCGACTGA
- a CDS encoding cytochrome C biogenesis protein, whose amino-acid sequence MFDAALAPTLGFALLAGLATFFSPCAYPLLPGYVGFYVSQTESRDPSLGGALARGLVAGAGVLTVFVALFGVAFTVGQETLAHVTVLEPIVGIVLIVFGVLVVVGRAPSLSVALPKRRSGVLGFWIFGAGYALAAAGCVFAVVLAVVSLAVSLPAVSGLVVLGTYIGTVTVLMVSVTVATGMGLVAGGGRLAAHSGTIERLAGAVMIVAGVGQLYLALFVTTAA is encoded by the coding sequence ATGTTCGACGCCGCGCTGGCGCCGACTCTCGGATTCGCACTCCTGGCCGGCCTGGCGACGTTCTTCTCACCCTGTGCGTACCCCCTATTGCCGGGCTACGTCGGCTTCTACGTGAGCCAGACCGAAAGCCGCGATCCCAGCCTCGGCGGTGCGCTCGCTCGCGGCCTCGTCGCTGGCGCTGGCGTACTCACCGTCTTCGTCGCGCTGTTCGGCGTCGCCTTCACGGTAGGACAGGAGACGCTCGCTCACGTTACCGTCCTCGAGCCGATCGTCGGGATCGTCCTGATCGTCTTCGGCGTGCTCGTCGTCGTCGGGCGGGCACCCTCGCTCTCGGTCGCGCTTCCCAAGCGCCGGTCGGGCGTGCTGGGATTTTGGATCTTCGGGGCCGGCTACGCGCTTGCGGCCGCGGGCTGTGTCTTTGCCGTCGTCCTCGCAGTGGTCTCCCTCGCAGTCTCGCTCCCTGCAGTATCCGGACTGGTAGTGCTCGGAACCTACATCGGCACTGTCACCGTACTCATGGTCTCCGTGACGGTCGCAACGGGGATGGGATTGGTTGCCGGCGGCGGCCGTCTGGCCGCCCACAGCGGGACGATCGAGCGACTGGCCGGCGCAGTGATGATCGTCGCGGGCGTTGGCCAACTATACCTCGCACTGTTCGTGACCACGGCGGCCTGA
- a CDS encoding TlpA family protein disulfide reductase produces the protein MRRREALAGAASLGVLGTAGAAAAFGVPWLSDDGEHRHDPVTLSTIDAPGSEAGEVTVPVEGQVTFVDLFATTCTICEGQMSDLREASERVDDDVAFVSITNESENVADDDRVAEWWDDHGGAWTVARDPTSDVVVHYGAGTPRGIVFDEAGRVHWEEGGAKTADEVVEQIERVQDDGFL, from the coding sequence ATGCGACGTCGCGAGGCGCTCGCTGGTGCGGCGAGTCTGGGTGTACTCGGGACCGCCGGTGCAGCCGCGGCGTTCGGCGTGCCGTGGCTCTCTGACGACGGCGAGCACCGTCACGATCCGGTGACACTCTCGACGATCGACGCCCCCGGCAGCGAAGCCGGCGAGGTGACCGTCCCCGTCGAGGGGCAGGTGACGTTCGTCGATCTCTTCGCGACGACCTGTACGATTTGTGAGGGACAGATGTCGGACCTCCGCGAGGCGAGCGAACGCGTCGACGACGACGTCGCCTTCGTCTCGATTACCAACGAGAGCGAAAACGTGGCCGACGACGACCGCGTCGCCGAGTGGTGGGACGACCACGGCGGGGCCTGGACGGTCGCCCGCGATCCGACCTCGGACGTCGTCGTCCACTACGGCGCCGGAACACCGCGGGGAATCGTCTTCGACGAAGCGGGACGCGTCCACTGGGAGGAAGGCGGTGCGAAGACTGCAGACGAGGTCGTCGAACAGATCGAACGCGTCCAGGACGACGGGTTCCTGTAG
- a CDS encoding SCO family protein → MQRRTYLGSLAGAGLVGAAGCLDFFSDDGMEPAEGAVLGPPSQTRGDPTHPTYGDDFPSFTIPDPLAETDVASADIVGDRAFLMTFIFTSCTDECGTLVQHLRQVQRDAAEEGYADDIALLAMTFDPETDDEDTLREYGDQYDVDLDAGNWHFLRPETEDEALSLVNDTFGSPADVQSPSEHDHGAHGDGHDHGAHGDGHDHGAHGDGHDHGDDDGESGTFHYYIIFLVNQDGVVERSYPSHIVLDMPSMDLIEDVRTVVE, encoded by the coding sequence ATGCAGCGACGTACCTATCTCGGTTCGCTCGCGGGTGCAGGACTGGTCGGCGCGGCCGGCTGTCTCGATTTCTTCTCCGACGACGGGATGGAGCCAGCAGAAGGTGCGGTCCTCGGGCCGCCGTCCCAGACCCGTGGTGATCCGACCCACCCGACCTACGGCGACGACTTCCCGTCGTTTACGATCCCGGATCCACTCGCCGAAACGGACGTCGCATCCGCGGACATCGTCGGCGACCGCGCCTTCCTCATGACGTTCATTTTCACCTCCTGTACCGACGAGTGTGGCACGTTGGTCCAGCACTTGCGGCAGGTCCAGCGCGACGCCGCCGAAGAGGGGTATGCAGACGACATCGCTCTGCTGGCGATGACGTTCGACCCGGAGACGGACGACGAAGACACGCTCCGAGAGTACGGCGACCAGTACGACGTCGATCTCGACGCGGGGAACTGGCACTTCCTCCGCCCTGAAACGGAAGACGAGGCGCTCTCGCTGGTCAACGACACGTTCGGATCGCCGGCCGACGTTCAGTCGCCATCAGAACACGACCACGGAGCTCACGGAGACGGTCACGACCACGGAGCTCACGGAGACGGTCACGACCACGGAGCTCACGGAGACGGTCACGACCACGGAGACGACGATGGCGAGTCAGGGACGTTTCACTACTACATCATCTTCCTGGTCAACCAAGACGGCGTGGTCGAGCGATCGTACCCCTCACATATCGTCCTCGACATGCCGAGCATGGACCTCATCGAAGACGTTCGGACGGTGGTGGAGTAA
- a CDS encoding trehalose-6-phosphate synthase, producing the protein MSELRGNYQDRSTGESRDRDATADQRAGPGTDPESLLVVSNRQPYRHKYAGADGTDRSDNITVDEPTGGLTAGLDPVLQRTNGTWIAWGDGEADREVTDQNDCVTVPPDDDAYTLRRLWLSEAAVEGYYYGFSNRVLWPLCHGLTDLVESNSSYMGWYRRINERFADAVVEHADADTAVWIQDYHFGLAPSLIRDQLPESVPIAQFWHIPWPRADIFEACPGGDHLLAGLLGNDLLTFHVDRYVSRFMDCVERFLPDAAVDRTQGTVTYEGTTTQLCAAAMGVDAEAYERRAQSIDESDIAALRETHDIPADGVVALGVDRLDYTKGIPHRLAAVERFLDRNPRWHGEFTFVQKATPSRTEIPAYQRLGERVRDQVERINRRFGTDSWQPIVYTEAYLSESELAALYREADLMLVSSLADGMNLVAQEYLAASVDETGALLLSDRTGAHDRLGSHAHSIDPTSIEDITTTIADALAEPIADRRRRMQTLRERVLEGDLEWWMQTQFDRIHQLQSGEEQIDERHEEQSFPV; encoded by the coding sequence GTGAGTGAGTTACGCGGCAACTACCAGGATCGGTCGACGGGCGAGTCACGCGATCGAGATGCGACCGCCGACCAGCGCGCCGGGCCGGGCACCGACCCTGAATCACTGCTCGTCGTTTCCAACCGACAGCCGTACCGTCACAAGTACGCTGGGGCGGACGGGACGGACCGGTCGGACAACATTACGGTCGATGAACCGACTGGCGGCCTGACTGCGGGGCTCGATCCGGTGCTCCAGCGGACCAACGGGACCTGGATCGCGTGGGGCGACGGCGAGGCAGACCGGGAGGTCACCGACCAAAACGACTGCGTCACGGTTCCACCTGATGACGATGCGTACACGCTGCGCCGGCTCTGGCTCTCCGAGGCCGCGGTCGAGGGTTACTACTACGGTTTTAGCAACCGCGTCCTCTGGCCCCTGTGTCACGGACTGACCGATCTGGTCGAGTCCAACTCGTCGTACATGGGCTGGTACCGCCGGATCAACGAGCGCTTTGCGGATGCCGTCGTTGAGCACGCCGACGCCGATACGGCGGTCTGGATTCAGGACTACCACTTCGGGCTCGCGCCATCGCTGATCCGCGACCAGCTCCCGGAGTCGGTTCCGATTGCCCAGTTCTGGCACATCCCCTGGCCGCGTGCGGACATCTTCGAGGCGTGTCCCGGCGGCGACCACCTCCTGGCCGGGTTACTCGGCAACGATCTGCTCACGTTTCACGTCGATCGGTACGTCTCGCGGTTCATGGATTGCGTCGAGCGGTTCCTTCCCGACGCAGCCGTCGATCGGACCCAGGGGACAGTAACCTACGAGGGGACGACGACGCAACTCTGTGCGGCGGCGATGGGCGTCGACGCCGAGGCCTACGAGCGCCGTGCGCAATCGATCGATGAGTCTGATATTGCGGCGCTGCGTGAGACGCACGACATTCCCGCCGATGGCGTCGTCGCCCTCGGCGTCGATCGACTCGACTACACGAAGGGCATCCCCCATCGGCTCGCGGCAGTCGAACGATTCTTGGACCGAAACCCGCGCTGGCACGGAGAGTTTACCTTCGTCCAGAAGGCGACCCCCTCCAGAACAGAGATTCCGGCATACCAACGGCTCGGAGAGCGTGTCAGAGATCAGGTCGAACGGATCAATCGCCGCTTTGGGACCGACAGCTGGCAACCGATCGTCTACACCGAGGCCTATCTCTCCGAATCGGAGCTCGCCGCGCTGTATCGGGAGGCAGACCTGATGCTCGTCAGCTCGCTCGCTGATGGGATGAATCTCGTTGCCCAGGAGTATCTCGCCGCGAGCGTCGACGAGACCGGCGCGCTGTTGTTGAGCGACCGCACGGGCGCCCACGATCGCCTCGGCTCGCACGCTCACTCGATCGATCCTACCTCGATCGAGGACATCACCACCACAATCGCCGACGCGCTCGCAGAGCCCATCGCCGACCGGCGACGACGGATGCAGACGTTACGCGAGCGCGTCCTCGAAGGTGATCTCGAGTGGTGGATGCAGACGCAGTTCGACCGAATTCACCAGCTTCAAAGCGGGGAAGAGCAGATCGATGAACGACACGAGGAGCAATCGTTCCCGGTGTAA
- the otsB gene encoding trehalose-phosphatase codes for MVQFASLTQSDRREQAAEHEPTRPLASHRDRLAQAISAAESVVLCLDFDGTLAPIVEEPDAAEPIDGAVDAVQTLEALPDVTTAIVSGRALDDVRDRIDGPSIYAGNHGLEIERDGRVAIHPVAADRAETVDEVCARLDDQFDSVSGCRIENKRLTGTVHFRSVPETDRETIVERTTRTVERVGGDELSWSRGRRIIEFTPDVSWGKGGAVEVIASGVVGEWPPDDAAVLYVGDDTTDESAFDTVEPHGIGVRVGSTTASNASCHVESPTAVVSLLEWLAQARS; via the coding sequence ATGGTCCAGTTCGCTTCACTCACCCAGTCCGATCGACGGGAACAGGCTGCCGAACACGAACCGACGCGGCCACTGGCGTCCCACCGAGACCGGCTCGCACAGGCGATCTCGGCCGCCGAATCGGTCGTGCTCTGTCTCGATTTCGACGGGACGCTCGCACCGATCGTCGAGGAGCCGGACGCGGCCGAGCCAATAGACGGTGCGGTCGACGCAGTTCAGACGCTCGAGGCGTTGCCGGACGTGACCACCGCGATCGTCAGCGGACGCGCTCTCGATGACGTTCGAGATCGGATCGACGGTCCGTCGATTTACGCCGGGAATCACGGCCTCGAGATCGAGCGTGATGGCCGGGTTGCAATCCATCCAGTTGCCGCCGATCGTGCCGAAACCGTCGACGAGGTCTGTGCCAGGCTCGACGATCAGTTCGACTCGGTATCCGGCTGCCGGATCGAGAACAAGCGCCTGACCGGAACTGTCCATTTCCGCTCGGTGCCGGAGACAGACCGGGAGACGATCGTCGAACGCACTACGCGAACGGTCGAGCGCGTCGGCGGTGACGAACTCTCGTGGTCTCGTGGACGACGGATCATCGAGTTCACGCCGGACGTCTCGTGGGGGAAAGGCGGTGCCGTCGAAGTGATCGCGTCCGGGGTGGTCGGCGAGTGGCCGCCGGACGACGCCGCCGTCCTCTACGTCGGCGACGATACCACCGACGAATCGGCCTTCGACACCGTCGAACCGCACGGAATCGGTGTTCGCGTCGGCTCGACGACCGCTTCGAACGCCTCCTGTCACGTCGAATCGCCGACGGCGGTCGTCTCGCTCCTCGAGTGGCTCGCGCAAGCGAGATCGTAG
- a CDS encoding winged helix-turn-helix domain-containing protein: MKLRQPTDFLILESLEDKGRNVATNLSAHTGKSRKNINTRLPVLEDYGLVSKIGPAERSGLYEITSLGKAALVYQDQYDEVDDFESLIEGPNAGPAGQEPTPEASFARGEDEDDTEE; encoded by the coding sequence GTGAAACTCCGACAACCCACCGATTTCCTCATCCTCGAATCGCTCGAGGACAAGGGTCGAAATGTTGCGACCAACCTCTCTGCACACACCGGAAAGAGCCGGAAAAACATCAACACGCGACTCCCGGTCCTCGAAGACTACGGTCTCGTCTCGAAGATCGGCCCTGCGGAGCGATCCGGCCTCTACGAGATTACCTCACTCGGAAAGGCGGCGCTCGTCTACCAGGATCAGTACGACGAGGTCGACGACTTCGAATCACTGATCGAGGGGCCAAACGCGGGGCCAGCAGGCCAGGAGCCGACCCCCGAAGCGAGCTTCGCCCGGGGCGAGGACGAAGACGACACCGAGGAGTAG
- a CDS encoding peptidase M10A and M12B matrixin and adamalysin, which yields MTSLGALSYASREPVDSLEVRFWLSERAASYDRVPQRVRRYLVAALEFGDWDLDVQYGGTVSVTTEDGAAVTRSGEWPLALASGAVGRRDLDVASDVNLLVTDGQMHTTPTGYGMPHIASVGGAGLIAEADPVDPDQPVYAYTTPNRVVQVLIHEVGHALGLGHDHGLAYKRNGAVVVTPMISTYAFDDTYEQDRCRCGAVYPETTPHASLRRLQMTFSECARSRLRLYRGGVTP from the coding sequence GTGACCTCACTCGGCGCGCTCTCGTATGCGAGCCGCGAGCCCGTCGACAGCCTCGAGGTCCGGTTCTGGCTGTCAGAACGCGCCGCGTCCTACGACCGCGTTCCCCAACGCGTTCGGCGGTATCTCGTGGCCGCACTCGAGTTCGGCGACTGGGATCTCGACGTCCAGTACGGCGGGACGGTTTCGGTCACCACCGAAGATGGCGCAGCGGTAACGCGCAGTGGCGAGTGGCCACTGGCGCTGGCGTCGGGAGCGGTCGGCCGACGCGATCTCGACGTCGCAAGCGATGTCAACCTTCTCGTCACCGACGGACAGATGCACACGACGCCGACGGGATACGGAATGCCCCACATTGCGTCGGTTGGCGGGGCCGGACTGATCGCCGAGGCCGATCCCGTCGACCCCGACCAGCCGGTGTACGCGTACACGACCCCGAACCGGGTGGTGCAGGTCCTCATCCACGAGGTCGGACACGCGCTGGGACTGGGTCACGATCACGGCCTGGCCTACAAACGCAACGGTGCGGTCGTCGTGACGCCGATGATCAGCACCTACGCCTTCGACGACACGTACGAACAGGATCGCTGTCGCTGTGGTGCGGTCTATCCGGAGACGACGCCACACGCGAGTTTGCGGCGCCTTCAGATGACGTTCTCGGAGTGTGCTCGGTCACGCCTGCGGCTCTATCGGGGTGGAGTTACTCCGTAG
- a CDS encoding helix-turn-helix domain-containing protein — protein MSDDPQQYAVVLVTRQQRSSLPRQFEDAEGITLKATVEPPKLEATVECYEPDGVVLELDEPPLVRTAIQQVASAHPEAATVLTPSEGGERLATVALRIGVTDYVPPESPTTAANRTATVLDSKSSQSPEETGNADPESVDDETGYRQLFETRLPDKAFLIAEDGTYLDTQIRPESVEPYDNLVGRTIHDVFSADRADRFQRCIERAIEEGTVQSIEYELEMASSPRQSEGRVLALDGKIDGQRAVVWLARDVTERVERERRLQSRRDELQVLGEIHAVVRQVIGTLVAAPTQAAIEQNVCDGLVESELYCSAIVSEINGEGGITYRVGAGGDDEELAELVDRGFDYETVLETSESETISEASSSIRALQESAIGREHEIQSAIAIPLCHEEIVYGVLTVYTDREAAFGPTESDSFQILGETIGFAIAAVRSRRLLFADSVVELELRIDGGDSFSFDITTEYECTCSLEWVGKDDEGTAYQYVTIDGLDGETALAEAEAHDSVQSCRLIHDADDHCTIEMQLVESGVRTLMNLGVTIRDVTIEDGVGRCLVEVAQDTDIREILDQFSQVYERSELVARRDVDRPVQTAAERRNRILDRVTDRQLTALRLAYYGGYFNWPRDSTGEEIAEVMGISPPTMHQHLRKALYEILTEFFDENTGTKE, from the coding sequence ATGTCCGACGATCCCCAACAGTACGCCGTCGTGCTGGTGACGCGACAGCAACGAAGCTCCCTTCCCCGGCAGTTCGAAGACGCCGAGGGAATTACCCTCAAGGCGACCGTTGAGCCGCCGAAGCTCGAAGCGACAGTCGAGTGTTACGAACCGGACGGAGTCGTCCTCGAACTCGATGAGCCACCGCTCGTCCGAACCGCCATCCAGCAAGTGGCGTCAGCCCACCCAGAGGCAGCGACGGTCCTCACGCCGTCCGAGGGCGGCGAGCGCCTCGCAACCGTCGCCCTCCGGATCGGTGTCACGGACTATGTCCCCCCGGAGTCACCGACTACCGCCGCCAACCGCACCGCGACGGTACTCGACTCAAAATCGTCACAGTCGCCCGAGGAGACAGGCAACGCCGATCCGGAATCGGTCGACGACGAGACTGGCTACCGGCAACTCTTCGAAACACGACTTCCCGACAAGGCGTTTCTGATCGCCGAGGACGGCACCTACCTCGACACACAGATTCGGCCAGAGTCAGTCGAGCCGTACGACAACCTCGTTGGGCGGACAATACACGACGTGTTTTCGGCCGACAGGGCAGACCGCTTCCAGCGCTGTATCGAACGCGCCATCGAGGAAGGGACGGTGCAATCGATCGAGTACGAACTCGAGATGGCGTCCAGCCCTCGACAGTCCGAGGGGCGAGTGCTCGCTCTCGACGGAAAAATCGACGGCCAGCGCGCGGTCGTCTGGTTGGCACGCGACGTTACAGAGCGCGTCGAGCGCGAGCGCAGGCTCCAAAGCAGACGGGACGAGCTACAGGTGTTGGGCGAGATTCATGCGGTCGTCAGGCAGGTCATCGGAACGCTGGTAGCTGCACCAACACAAGCGGCCATCGAGCAAAACGTCTGTGACGGCCTCGTCGAGTCGGAGCTATACTGCAGTGCCATCGTCTCGGAGATCAACGGCGAAGGTGGCATCACCTACCGGGTCGGCGCGGGTGGAGACGACGAAGAGCTCGCGGAACTTGTCGACCGTGGGTTCGACTACGAGACGGTACTCGAGACCAGCGAGAGTGAGACGATCTCGGAAGCGTCGTCCTCGATTCGGGCCCTCCAAGAGAGCGCAATCGGACGGGAACACGAGATTCAGTCTGCGATCGCGATTCCGCTTTGCCACGAGGAGATCGTCTACGGCGTGTTGACGGTCTACACCGACCGAGAGGCCGCCTTCGGACCTACCGAAAGTGACAGCTTTCAGATACTCGGTGAAACGATCGGATTCGCGATCGCCGCCGTTCGGAGCCGACGGCTCCTCTTTGCCGATTCTGTCGTCGAACTGGAGCTGAGAATTGACGGGGGCGATTCCTTTTCGTTCGATATTACGACCGAATACGAGTGTACGTGTTCACTCGAGTGGGTCGGAAAAGACGACGAGGGAACAGCCTACCAGTACGTGACGATCGACGGGCTCGACGGCGAAACGGCACTGGCGGAAGCTGAGGCCCACGACTCCGTCCAGTCGTGTCGATTGATTCACGACGCCGACGACCACTGTACAATCGAGATGCAACTGGTCGAGTCGGGCGTTCGAACGCTGATGAACCTGGGGGTGACGATCCGGGACGTCACGATCGAAGACGGCGTCGGACGCTGTCTGGTCGAGGTCGCACAGGACACCGACATTCGAGAGATTCTCGATCAGTTCAGCCAGGTGTACGAGCGAAGCGAACTCGTCGCCCGCCGGGACGTCGACAGACCGGTCCAGACGGCCGCCGAGCGGAGAAACCGGATTCTAGATCGCGTCACGGATCGGCAGCTGACGGCCCTTCGCTTGGCCTACTATGGCGGCTACTTCAACTGGCCGCGAGACAGCACCGGCGAAGAGATCGCCGAGGTGATGGGGATTTCGCCGCCAACGATGCACCAGCACCTGCGAAAAGCCCTCTACGAGATTCTCACTGAGTTCTTCGACGAGAACACTGGGACCAAAGAGTGA